From one Amycolatopsis sp. FDAARGOS 1241 genomic stretch:
- a CDS encoding DEAD/DEAH box helicase, translating to MTTFTELGLSLPLVDALAAQGVTAPFPIQEATLPHTLAGRDVLGRGRTGSGKTYGFALPVLARLSGGPTRRRPGRPRALILAPTRELATQIDATLQPLAKVLGLKTTTIFGGVSAVPQVTKLRDGVDIVVACPGRLADHMRSGEVKLDRIEITVLDEADHMADLGFLPEVRRIMAATPEHGQRLLFSATLDRGVDVLVKQFLHDPVTHSVDSAQSPVTTMTHHVLHLDETHRLPVLVDLTAAPGRTLVFTRTKHRAKALTRKLVANGVPAVELHGNLGQNARTRNLEAFSSGTARTLVATDIAARGIHVDDVTLVIHADPPVEHKAYLHRSGRTARAGASGTVITLMTDDQVADVRDLTRKAGIKPTTTQIGPGHPLLTELAPGERTFSRRPAVDNRPKKVTASGADPTAPRSGSSGRRGGPSADNRGGRGARAAARRQDDSPSRTRPTRGGTARDGAPSGRSRTATPGDGGAGRSTRAGTSGNGRAARTGASGTAGRSARTSNGRGTSARQQGEPRQNRNGSGQPQGNRTQKPNRGAAAFSAGTRAGSRRGGR from the coding sequence ATGACCACTTTCACCGAACTCGGCCTGTCCCTGCCCCTCGTCGACGCGCTGGCCGCGCAGGGAGTCACCGCACCGTTCCCGATCCAGGAAGCGACACTGCCGCACACGCTCGCCGGGCGCGACGTGCTCGGCCGCGGCCGCACCGGCTCGGGCAAGACGTACGGCTTCGCGCTGCCCGTGCTGGCGCGCCTGTCCGGCGGCCCGACGCGGCGGCGCCCCGGCCGGCCGCGCGCGCTGATCCTGGCGCCGACGCGCGAACTCGCCACGCAGATCGACGCCACGCTCCAGCCGCTCGCGAAGGTGCTGGGCCTGAAGACCACCACGATCTTCGGCGGCGTGAGCGCCGTCCCGCAGGTCACGAAGCTGCGCGACGGCGTGGACATCGTCGTCGCGTGCCCCGGCCGACTGGCCGACCACATGCGCTCGGGTGAGGTGAAGCTCGACCGGATCGAGATCACCGTACTCGACGAAGCCGACCACATGGCCGACCTCGGCTTCCTGCCCGAGGTCCGCCGCATCATGGCCGCGACCCCCGAGCACGGCCAGCGGCTGCTGTTCTCCGCGACGCTCGACCGCGGCGTCGACGTGCTGGTCAAGCAGTTCCTGCACGACCCGGTGACCCACAGCGTCGACTCGGCCCAGTCGCCGGTCACGACGATGACGCACCACGTGCTGCACCTCGATGAGACGCACCGGCTGCCGGTGCTCGTCGACCTGACGGCCGCGCCCGGGCGCACGCTGGTGTTCACGCGCACAAAGCACCGCGCGAAGGCGCTGACGCGCAAGCTCGTCGCCAACGGGGTGCCGGCCGTCGAACTGCACGGCAACCTCGGGCAGAACGCGCGCACGCGCAACCTCGAGGCGTTCTCCTCGGGCACCGCGCGCACGCTCGTCGCCACCGACATCGCCGCCCGCGGCATCCACGTGGACGACGTCACGCTCGTCATCCACGCCGACCCGCCGGTCGAGCACAAGGCCTACCTGCACCGCTCCGGCCGCACCGCGCGGGCGGGCGCGTCGGGCACCGTGATCACGCTGATGACCGACGACCAGGTCGCCGACGTCCGCGACCTCACCCGCAAGGCCGGCATCAAACCCACGACCACCCAGATCGGCCCCGGCCACCCGCTGCTGACGGAGCTCGCCCCCGGCGAACGCACCTTCAGCCGCCGCCCGGCCGTGGACAACCGGCCGAAGAAGGTCACGGCGTCCGGCGCCGACCCCACCGCCCCGCGCTCCGGCAGCTCGGGTCGCCGCGGCGGCCCCTCCGCGGACAACCGCGGCGGCCGGGGCGCCCGCGCCGCCGCCCGCCGCCAGGACGACTCGCCGAGCCGCACCCGCCCCACCCGCGGCGGCACCGCTCGCGATGGCGCTCCTTCGGGCCGCAGCCGCACCGCCACCCCCGGCGACGGCGGCGCAGGCCGTTCGACCCGCGCCGGCACTTCCGGCAACGGTCGCGCCGCCCGCACCGGCGCTTCCGGCACCGCCGGCCGTTCCGCTCGCACGAGCAACGGCCGCGGCACATCCGCCCGCCAACAGGGCGAGCCGCGCCAGAACCGCAACGGCTCCGGCCAGCCCCAGGGCAACCGCACCCAGAAGCCGAATCGCGGCGCCGCGGCTTTCTCCGCGGGCACCCGCGCCGGCTCCCGCCGCGGCGGCCGCTGA
- a CDS encoding YdcF family protein, translated as MAPGILALIADLIFVVRFLREPRRFGNAVWFAIALLFTALWLFSLTAGLVWVQVVVLIVVGVVAAMSALVLPWALIANGVVMWRREGHRPANMLSLLAGLAMLGIFVVTLAALVFLRESWLLVLAASALLVSAYLAFVFTALLLYSVLYSRVNRRARADAVIVLGSGLLGDRVPPLLASRLDRGAQVLRRSPDAVVVVSGGRGSDELTSEAAAMASYLENSGVPRSAVLLEDRATTTDENLRFSVDVLHHHGISGRFLAVTNNYHVFRTAVLARRLGLKLDVIGAKTASYFVPSAFLREFVALLVQYKKTNIAVLVVLGGFPPALALATVL; from the coding sequence GTGGCCCCCGGGATCCTGGCGTTGATCGCCGATCTGATCTTCGTCGTGCGCTTCCTGCGCGAGCCCCGCCGGTTCGGCAACGCCGTGTGGTTCGCGATCGCGCTCCTGTTCACCGCGCTGTGGTTGTTCAGCCTCACTGCCGGGCTCGTGTGGGTGCAGGTGGTGGTGCTGATCGTCGTCGGCGTGGTGGCGGCGATGTCCGCGCTCGTACTGCCGTGGGCGCTGATCGCCAACGGCGTCGTGATGTGGCGCCGCGAGGGGCACCGGCCGGCGAACATGCTGTCGCTGCTGGCCGGCCTCGCGATGCTGGGGATCTTCGTGGTGACACTCGCGGCGCTCGTGTTCCTGCGCGAATCGTGGCTGCTCGTGCTGGCGGCCTCGGCGCTGCTGGTGTCGGCGTACCTGGCGTTCGTGTTCACCGCGCTGCTGCTGTACTCCGTGCTCTACAGCCGCGTGAACCGCCGCGCCCGCGCCGACGCGGTGATCGTCCTGGGCTCCGGCCTCCTCGGCGACCGCGTCCCGCCCCTGCTCGCCAGCCGCCTCGACCGCGGCGCCCAGGTCCTCCGACGGTCCCCCGACGCGGTCGTCGTCGTGTCCGGCGGCCGGGGCAGCGACGAACTCACGTCGGAAGCCGCCGCCATGGCGTCGTACCTGGAGAACTCCGGCGTCCCGCGTTCGGCCGTGCTGCTGGAAGACCGCGCCACGACGACCGACGAGAACCTCCGCTTCAGCGTCGACGTCCTGCACCACCACGGCATCTCCGGCCGCTTCCTGGCCGTGACGAACAACTACCACGTCTTCCGCACCGCCGTCCTCGCCCGGCGGCTCGGGTTGAAGCTCGACGTCATCGGCGCGAAGACCGCGTCGTACTTCGTGCCGAGCGCCTTCTTGCGCGAGTTCGTGGCCCTGCTGGTGCAGTACAAGAAGACGAACATCGCGGTGCTCGTGGTGCTGGGCGGGTTCCCGCCGGCGCTCGCCCTCGCCACCGTCCTCTGA
- a CDS encoding ABC transporter permease, with protein sequence MPQPDRSAVDELDAVGSGLDALDAPVGERRPSFWRRFAWGFLPPVLALVLLVVVWQILWAAAFWPEAQLPAPLAVWHEFWSRLTDGEVFGFIWTSVHRAALGFAAGVLIGTPLGLLVAKVRVVRAAIGPLLTGLQSLPSVAWVPAAILWFGINDAAIYFVVLLGSVPSIANGLVSGIDQIPPILPRVGQVMGARRLSAARHILLPAALPGFLAGLKQGWAFSWRSLMAAELIALSPQLGVGLGAYLNQGSSLNAIETVIAAIFLILLVGIGIELLVFRPLERMVLRARGLTSSL encoded by the coding sequence ATGCCGCAGCCTGACCGTTCCGCGGTCGACGAGCTCGACGCCGTCGGCTCCGGCCTCGACGCGCTCGACGCCCCGGTGGGGGAGCGCCGTCCGTCGTTCTGGCGGCGGTTCGCGTGGGGGTTCCTGCCGCCCGTGCTCGCGCTCGTGCTGCTCGTGGTGGTGTGGCAGATCCTGTGGGCGGCGGCGTTCTGGCCGGAGGCACAGTTGCCCGCGCCGCTGGCCGTGTGGCACGAGTTCTGGAGCCGGCTCACTGACGGCGAGGTGTTCGGGTTCATCTGGACATCGGTGCACCGCGCCGCGCTCGGGTTCGCCGCGGGGGTGCTGATCGGGACTCCGCTGGGCTTGCTCGTTGCCAAGGTGCGCGTGGTGCGCGCGGCGATCGGGCCGCTGCTGACGGGCCTGCAGAGCCTGCCGTCGGTGGCGTGGGTGCCGGCCGCGATCCTGTGGTTCGGCATCAACGACGCGGCGATCTACTTCGTCGTGCTGCTGGGTTCGGTGCCGTCGATCGCCAACGGGCTCGTGTCGGGCATCGACCAGATCCCGCCGATCCTGCCGCGCGTCGGCCAGGTGATGGGGGCGCGCCGGCTGTCGGCGGCCCGGCACATCCTGCTGCCCGCCGCGTTGCCCGGGTTCCTGGCCGGGTTGAAGCAGGGGTGGGCGTTCTCGTGGCGTTCGCTGATGGCGGCGGAGCTGATCGCGCTGTCGCCGCAGCTGGGCGTGGGACTCGGCGCGTACCTGAACCAGGGCTCGTCGCTCAACGCGATCGAGACGGTGATCGCGGCGATCTTCCTGATCCTGCTCGTCGGGATCGGCATCGAACTGCTGGTGTTCCGGCCGCTGGAGCGGATGGTGCTGCGGGCGCGGGGCCTCACGTCGTCGCTGTAG
- a CDS encoding ABC transporter substrate-binding protein — MRTHRRTRLLAAALTALSMAGVLAGCSRAERPQEQAQNEGAATEVRLGYFPNVTHAPALIGVEKGFFTQQLGKTKLTTQTFNAGPDEVNALLGKSLDMAFIGSGPAITAFSKSAGAIQLVSGAVSAGAQLVVKPGITSVDQLKGKTLTTPQLGNTQDVALKKFLAGKKLTGQVTVTTMDNPKTLDAFRKGDVDGGWLPEPWSSRLVLDAGAKVLVDEKSLWPQGRFPTTVVIVRSEFLQQHPDTVRAVLKGELAAIDWAKANPGEAKTVVNGALKKLAGSSLSPAVLDRAFSGIELTTDPIPGQFPQLAQDSVTAGIAKSAVSLKGFADFGPLNDVLKDAKLPAVESGDLAK, encoded by the coding sequence GTGCGCACCCACCGCAGAACCCGCTTGCTGGCCGCCGCGCTGACCGCGCTGTCCATGGCAGGCGTCCTCGCCGGGTGTTCGCGCGCGGAGCGGCCGCAGGAGCAAGCGCAGAACGAGGGCGCGGCCACCGAGGTCCGGCTCGGCTACTTCCCGAACGTCACGCACGCGCCGGCGCTGATCGGCGTCGAGAAGGGCTTCTTCACCCAGCAGCTGGGGAAGACGAAGCTCACCACCCAAACCTTCAACGCGGGACCCGACGAGGTCAACGCACTGCTCGGGAAGTCGCTCGACATGGCGTTCATCGGTTCCGGGCCGGCCATCACGGCGTTCAGCAAGTCCGCCGGCGCCATCCAGCTGGTCTCCGGCGCGGTGTCCGCCGGGGCGCAGCTCGTGGTCAAGCCCGGTATCACCAGCGTCGACCAGCTCAAGGGCAAGACGTTGACCACACCGCAGCTCGGCAACACCCAGGACGTCGCCCTCAAGAAGTTCCTCGCCGGCAAGAAGCTGACCGGCCAGGTCACCGTCACTACGATGGACAACCCGAAGACGCTCGACGCGTTCCGCAAGGGCGACGTCGACGGCGGCTGGCTGCCCGAGCCGTGGTCGTCGCGGCTCGTGCTCGACGCCGGCGCGAAGGTGCTGGTGGACGAGAAGTCGCTGTGGCCGCAGGGCCGCTTCCCGACGACCGTGGTGATCGTGCGCAGTGAGTTCCTGCAGCAGCACCCGGACACGGTTCGCGCGGTGCTCAAGGGCGAGCTCGCCGCGATCGACTGGGCAAAGGCGAACCCCGGCGAAGCGAAGACCGTCGTGAACGGCGCCCTGAAGAAGCTGGCGGGCAGCTCCCTGAGCCCGGCCGTGCTCGACCGCGCGTTCTCCGGCATCGAGCTCACCACGGACCCGATCCCGGGCCAGTTCCCGCAGCTGGCCCAGGACTCCGTCACGGCGGGGATCGCCAAGTCCGCGGTGTCGCTGAAGGGCTTCGCCGACTTCGGCCCGCTCAACGACGTGCTGAAGGACGCGAAACTCCCCGCCGTCGAATCCGGCGACCTGGCCAAGTGA
- a CDS encoding ABC transporter ATP-binding protein, whose amino-acid sequence MTVTLPDDRTDFTGTAAVHLSGVGKAFGPAGRAVVALDGVDLDVAPGEFVCLLGASGCGKSTLLNLVAGLDAPSAGEITLNTSRPAVMFQEAALMPWLTASRNVELPLRLAGFGRAERRHKAAELLELVRLNGVGKKRPHELSGGMRQRVALARALAATQRVGGETEQALLLMDEPFAALDAITRDVLQSELLRVWRSTGTSVLFVTHDVREAVRLGQRVVLLSSRPGRVVREWTDVASADTEELTDEITGHLRKVISTHAAA is encoded by the coding sequence ATGACCGTCACCCTCCCCGATGACCGTACGGACTTCACCGGCACCGCCGCCGTGCACCTGTCCGGCGTGGGCAAGGCGTTCGGCCCCGCCGGGCGCGCGGTGGTCGCGCTCGACGGCGTCGACCTCGACGTCGCGCCGGGGGAGTTCGTGTGCCTGCTCGGCGCGTCCGGCTGCGGCAAGAGCACGCTGCTGAACCTCGTCGCGGGGCTCGACGCGCCGTCGGCGGGTGAGATCACGCTCAACACCTCGCGGCCGGCCGTGATGTTCCAGGAAGCCGCGCTGATGCCGTGGCTCACGGCGAGCCGCAACGTCGAGCTGCCGCTGCGGCTGGCCGGGTTCGGCCGTGCCGAGCGCCGCCACAAGGCCGCCGAGCTGCTGGAGCTCGTGCGGCTGAACGGCGTCGGCAAGAAGCGGCCGCACGAGCTGTCCGGCGGCATGCGACAGCGCGTCGCGCTCGCGCGGGCGCTGGCCGCGACGCAGCGGGTCGGCGGCGAGACCGAGCAGGCGCTGCTGCTGATGGACGAGCCGTTCGCCGCGCTCGACGCCATCACCCGTGACGTGCTGCAGAGCGAGCTGCTGCGCGTGTGGCGCAGCACCGGCACTTCGGTGCTGTTCGTGACCCACGACGTGCGCGAGGCCGTGCGGCTGGGGCAGCGCGTGGTGCTGCTGTCGTCGCGGCCGGGCCGGGTGGTGCGCGAGTGGACCGACGTGGCGTCGGCCGACACCGAAGAGCTGACCGACGAGATCACGGGGCACCTGCGAAAGGTCATCAGCACCCATGCCGCAGCCTGA